The candidate division KSB1 bacterium nucleotide sequence GCTCCTCCTGGAAAAAGACCGCGAGGTGGGCATTCCGGTGCGCTGCGCCGAAGGCGTGGGCGAAAAGGGGCTCCGCCAGGTCGTTGAGCCCCAGGAACGATGGATCGATCGCGTCATCAAGGGTGCCTTTCTTTACGCGCCGAACGGCGTGCGCATCTGTTTGGAGACCAACGACATCGGCTTTATCCTGAACCGCAAGGTGTTCGACTATGACTTGGCGCGTTTGGCGGCGCAGGCTGGCGCCGAGGTGGTCAGCAAGGCTTACGTCACCAACCTGCTGCTCCGTGAGGGCCAGGTCTGCGGCATCCAGGTCAATCACCTCGGGCGCCCGCTCACCATCGAGTGCGGCATCGTCATCGGTGCGGACGGAGTGGAGTCCAGGGTGGGACGATGGGCCGGTCTGCGCACCCATGTGGGGCTGCATGACATCGAGAGCTGTGCCCAAGTGACGGCGAGCAACGTGGACATCGAAGACACCCACTGCCACTTCTTCTTCGGTCGCCAGGTCGCTCCGGGTGGATACGCCTGGGTCTTTCCCAAAGGCAATGGACTTGCCAATATCGGCTTAGGCGTGTCCGGCGACTGCGCGCGCAACAAGCCGGCGTGGGCCTACCTGGAGGAGTTCCTGGCCAAGCGCTTCCCGCGCGTGTCCGTGTTGACCGTGGTGACCGGGGGCGTGCCGGTGGCTAGACCCTTGAAGCGGCTGGTCGCCAACGGCCTCATGCTGGTGGGGGATGCAGCGCGCCAGGCAAATCCTGTCTCAGGAGGCGGCATCGTCTCCGGCATGATTGCGGCCAAGATTGCCGGCCAGGTGGCAGCCCAGGCCATCCACCAAAGGGATGTCTCCGAGGCGCGCCTGCAGGAATATGTGACCCGGTGGCATCAGCAAGAAGGCAAGGCCCACGAGCGCTTCTACAAGCTCAAGGAGGCCATCTGGCGGCTGACTGACGAAGACCTGAACCGCACCGCCGAAGGCTACCTCCACACGGCCCCGGAGAAGCGTTCATTGCTGAGCCTGTTCGCCACGGCCTTGGTCACTCAGCCGAAGTTGATTCTTGAGGCAGCCAAGGTGTTCGTGTGAGATCGCAAGGAAGTGGAGATGCCGTACCTCTTTGACCCCAAAGAAAGCCGTGTCCTGACCGTGCCCAACGTGCTCACGGTACTCCGCTTTATCTTTCTGGTGCCCATCTACCTATGTCTACGGCAGAACGCGCCGCGAACGGATTTCATAGCGGCAGGGCTGATGGTGGCGGCCGCAGCCAGCGACTTTTTCGACGGGATACTTGCCCGCCATCTGCGGCAGACGTCCAATGTGGGGCGCATCCTCGACCCGCTGGCGGACAAGGTGTGCGCAATCTTCGTGCTTGCCATGCTCGTGGGCCTGGGGAGGGTGTCAAGGTGGTATCTTGCTGCAGTGGTGGCGCGCGACCTGCTCATCCTTGCCGCAGGAGCGTATCTGATTCTGGGCAAACGCTTCGTCTCCGAGTCGAATCTGGTGGGCAAGATGACCGCCGCCTCCGTGGTGCTGGTCATCCTGGCCAGCACGCTACGGCTCGGCATGGTCGCCACGTTGCTGGTGTGCCTGTCGAGTCTGCTGCTTCTGGCATCCGTGGTAAGTTACGGGCTGGTGTTCGCACGACTTGTGCGCAGTGTTCCTTCGCCGGAAAAAGTGGCAAGCGCCCGCGCCATCGAGGGGGAGAGGCTATGAGTGGCGTGATTGGCCGGCTCCGCTCCGGCCTGCTGAAGAGTAGACTCGCTCTAAGCGACGGCTTGGCGCGGGTAGTGGGGACAAAGAGGCCCCTGGACAGCGAGTTTCTGGCGGAGCTGGCAGAAGTGCTCATCGCTGCGGACGTAGGTGTTGCGGCAACCGAAAAGCTTGAGGCGCAGCTGCAAGAAGCACTCCGCACTCTGCCGACATCTGACTCGCAGCGGGTCATCAAGCTCCTACAGGAACAGCTGGTCATGCTCCTTGACGGCGGTTCTTCGGATGCGCCGGCACCTGCCCACCGGCCGCACGTCATCCTGGTGGTCGGGGTCAACGGCACCGGCAAGACTACCAGCATCGGCAAGCTGGCCTTCTACTACCGCCAACAGGGCAAGAGGGTGCTGCTGGCGGCGGCGGACACGTTTCGCGCTGCCGCCACCGAGCAGTTGGCCATCTGGGCACAGCGGGCAGGGGCGGACATGGTACGGACCAATCCGGGCGCAGACCCGGCAGCACTGGCCTTCGACGCGCTGAACGCCGCCATGGCGCGAGGGGTGGATGTGCTGCTTGTCGACACCGCCGGCCGCCTGCACACCAAGGTGAACCTCATGGAGGAGGTGCGCAAGATCCGCCGCGTGCTGGACCGCCGTCTGCCTGGCGCTCCGCACGAGGTGCTGTTGGTCATCGACGCCACCACCGGCCAGAACGGCCTGTCGCAAGCGCGGGAGTTCACCCAGGCCACCGGGGTGACCGGCATCGTGCTCACCAAGCTCGACGGCACGGCAAAGGGCGGCATCGCGGTGGGCATCCGGCAGGAGCTCGCCGTCCCGGTGCGCTGGGTTGGCCTTGGCGAGGGCATCAGCGACCTCGCCCCGTTCGATGCGCGGGAGTTCGTGGAAGGACTGTTCGGATGAAGATCGCGCCGATAGACCTGGGCTGCCCCAAGAACACCGTGGACCTCGAGAAGGTGGTGGGCCTGCTTGTCCGCCCGGAGCTGCGCATCGTTGGTGACCCGCGCGAGGCAGATGTCGTCATCATCAACACCTGCGCGTTCATCCGCCCAGCGGTCGAGGAGGCGTTAGAAACAATTATAGAGACGGCCCGGTTAAAAAAGCAGGGCATCCCCAGGGTCGTGGTCACCGGCTGCCTGCCGCAGCGCTTTGGCAGGGAGTTGGCGGGCCTGCTTCCGGAGGCCGAGCTGGTGGTCACCGCTCGCGACCCAGCCCGCATCGCCGCACGCATCCGCCGCTTTCTCGGCTTGCGCGCAACCAGGCACGAGGCGACGCGCTGGTCGTTGACGCCCCCGCACTATGCTTACCTGAAGATTGCCGGGGGGTGCGACAACCGGTGTGCCTACTGTACCATCCCGCTGATCAAGGGGCGGTACCGGAGCAAGCCGGCGGAAGCTATCATGGCGGAAGCGCGGGAATTGGTGCGCCGCGGGGCACAGGAGCTCATCGTGGTGGCACAGGACACCACGCTCTACGGCGCCGAGAGGGGAAGCCCCTCTGCCTTGCCCGAGCTCCTGCGCGCATTAGGCCAAGTGGATGGGCCCCGCTGGATCCGGCTGATGTACACCCATCCGGCTCATGTGGATGAGGCGGTGATTGCCACCATCGCCGGCGAGGAGCGCATCTGCAAGTACATCGATCTGCCGGTACAACACGGCTCCGACCGCATTCTGGCGGCGATGGGGCGCAAGACCACGAGGGCGCAGCTCGAGCAGCTG carries:
- a CDS encoding CDP-alcohol phosphatidyltransferase family protein, with translation MPYLFDPKESRVLTVPNVLTVLRFIFLVPIYLCLRQNAPRTDFIAAGLMVAAAASDFFDGILARHLRQTSNVGRILDPLADKVCAIFVLAMLVGLGRVSRWYLAAVVARDLLILAAGAYLILGKRFVSESNLVGKMTAASVVLVILASTLRLGMVATLLVCLSSLLLLASVVSYGLVFARLVRSVPSPEKVASARAIEGERL
- the rimO gene encoding 30S ribosomal protein S12 methylthiotransferase RimO, which gives rise to MKIAPIDLGCPKNTVDLEKVVGLLVRPELRIVGDPREADVVIINTCAFIRPAVEEALETIIETARLKKQGIPRVVVTGCLPQRFGRELAGLLPEAELVVTARDPARIAARIRRFLGLRATRHEATRWSLTPPHYAYLKIAGGCDNRCAYCTIPLIKGRYRSKPAEAIMAEARELVRRGAQELIVVAQDTTLYGAERGSPSALPELLRALGQVDGPRWIRLMYTHPAHVDEAVIATIAGEERICKYIDLPVQHGSDRILAAMGRKTTRAQLEQLVHHLRQQIPSLAIRSTVMVGFPGETEEDFEMLLDFLETVRFDHLGVFTYWPEEETRAAAMAGQVPEEEKNARQAQVLDLQSRISSARTASLQGRTVQVLVDEVDKTLGISWGRTEWDAPEVDSRVRIDDILELGHFAAVRITGSDGFDLYATPASRSSTSAAAGEGAELNVPREVSRA
- a CDS encoding NAD(P)/FAD-dependent oxidoreductase, whose amino-acid sequence is MKSRYDVVVVGAGPAGSTAARFAAMGGTSVLLLEKDREVGIPVRCAEGVGEKGLRQVVEPQERWIDRVIKGAFLYAPNGVRICLETNDIGFILNRKVFDYDLARLAAQAGAEVVSKAYVTNLLLREGQVCGIQVNHLGRPLTIECGIVIGADGVESRVGRWAGLRTHVGLHDIESCAQVTASNVDIEDTHCHFFFGRQVAPGGYAWVFPKGNGLANIGLGVSGDCARNKPAWAYLEEFLAKRFPRVSVLTVVTGGVPVARPLKRLVANGLMLVGDAARQANPVSGGGIVSGMIAAKIAGQVAAQAIHQRDVSEARLQEYVTRWHQQEGKAHERFYKLKEAIWRLTDEDLNRTAEGYLHTAPEKRSLLSLFATALVTQPKLILEAAKVFV
- the ftsY gene encoding signal recognition particle-docking protein FtsY — protein: MSGVIGRLRSGLLKSRLALSDGLARVVGTKRPLDSEFLAELAEVLIAADVGVAATEKLEAQLQEALRTLPTSDSQRVIKLLQEQLVMLLDGGSSDAPAPAHRPHVILVVGVNGTGKTTSIGKLAFYYRQQGKRVLLAAADTFRAAATEQLAIWAQRAGADMVRTNPGADPAALAFDALNAAMARGVDVLLVDTAGRLHTKVNLMEEVRKIRRVLDRRLPGAPHEVLLVIDATTGQNGLSQAREFTQATGVTGIVLTKLDGTAKGGIAVGIRQELAVPVRWVGLGEGISDLAPFDAREFVEGLFG